In one window of Bizionia sp. M204 DNA:
- a CDS encoding geranylgeranylglycerol-phosphate geranylgeranyltransferase, which produces MFSRRQKHILLKFFSLFSVIRGYNILIIIIAQYLTAVYILAHDLPLREVVFDLNLFMLVLASSATIAGGYIINSFYDSEKDLINRPIKSQLDRLVSQNTKLSFYFLLNFIAVIMASYVSFRAVIFFSLYIFGIWLYSHKLKKLPFIGNLTSAILTITPFFAIFIYYRNFETVIFVHATFLFLIISMRELTKDLENIKGDLVQNYHTIPVVYGEKASKIMLTVLTLLTLIPSYLVLYKFEIGHMYLFFYTCILLLVVFLLLLWLSKTKTHYLILHNILKFIIVAGVFSILLINVDLVLSRIF; this is translated from the coding sequence ATGTTTTCTCGCAGGCAAAAACACATTTTACTAAAATTTTTTAGTCTGTTTTCGGTTATTCGTGGGTATAATATTCTCATTATAATCATTGCGCAATATTTAACCGCTGTTTATATTTTAGCTCATGATTTACCGCTTCGTGAAGTTGTTTTCGACTTAAATTTATTTATGCTCGTGCTAGCATCGTCAGCAACTATTGCCGGTGGATATATTATCAATAGTTTTTACGATTCTGAAAAAGATTTAATAAACAGACCTATTAAGTCTCAACTTGACAGATTAGTAAGCCAAAATACCAAGCTTTCCTTTTACTTTTTATTAAATTTTATTGCCGTCATCATGGCCAGCTATGTGTCCTTTAGAGCGGTCATTTTCTTTTCGCTTTATATTTTTGGAATCTGGTTGTATTCGCATAAACTTAAAAAATTACCTTTTATTGGCAATCTAACATCTGCCATTTTAACTATTACACCATTTTTTGCCATTTTCATTTATTATCGGAATTTTGAAACGGTCATTTTTGTACACGCTACATTTTTGTTTTTAATTATCTCTATGCGCGAATTGACAAAAGATTTAGAAAACATAAAAGGAGATTTGGTTCAAAATTACCATACAATTCCCGTTGTTTACGGCGAAAAAGCATCTAAAATTATGCTGACAGTATTAACATTACTAACCCTTATTCCTAGCTATTTGGTGCTGTATAAATTTGAAATTGGCCATATGTACCTGTTTTTCTATACCTGTATTTTGTTGCTCGTGGTGTTTCTTTTGTTGCTTTGGCTTTCTAAAACAAAAACACACTATCTCATACTTCATAATATTTTGAAGTTTATTATTGTTGCTGGTGTATTTAGTATTCTTCTAATTAATGTGGATTTGGTCCTATCTAGAATATTTTAA
- a CDS encoding diphosphomevalonate/mevalonate 3,5-bisphosphate decarboxylase family protein, giving the protein MTEQHFIPENFSETRPNGQVAWESPSNIALIKYWGKRKNQIPENPSISFTLSNCKTITTLSFKAKDTNDTFSFDVFLEGNKKEDFKPKIQTFFERVEQYLPFLKDYHFIIETKNTFPHSSGIASSASGMSALALCLMSVEKQIIEKDVTLNVDESSYDEKYFNQKASFLARLGSGSACRSIEGDVIVWGETNVVEGSSNLFGTKYPYPVHDIFKEYQDTILLVDKGEKQVSSTVGHNLMYDHPYAQNRFQQAHDNLEKMKIILESGDLDAFIGLVESEALTLHAMMMTSMPYFILMKPNTLKVINAIWDFREKTGLPISFTLDAGANVHVLYPKRDAVPILEFIKNELVTYCQNQHFISDQIGFGATQI; this is encoded by the coding sequence ATGACAGAACAACATTTCATTCCGGAAAATTTTTCAGAAACACGTCCAAACGGTCAAGTTGCTTGGGAATCACCTAGTAATATTGCTTTAATTAAATATTGGGGAAAACGTAAAAATCAAATTCCTGAAAACCCTTCTATCAGTTTTACATTAAGTAATTGCAAAACTATTACCACGCTTTCGTTTAAAGCGAAAGATACCAATGATACTTTTTCATTTGATGTATTTTTAGAGGGTAACAAAAAAGAAGATTTTAAGCCAAAAATTCAAACCTTTTTTGAACGCGTGGAGCAGTATTTGCCATTTTTAAAAGATTATCATTTTATTATTGAAACCAAAAACACTTTTCCACACAGTTCGGGAATTGCTTCGTCTGCATCTGGTATGAGTGCTTTGGCCTTGTGTTTAATGAGTGTTGAAAAACAAATTATTGAAAAAGATGTCACCTTGAACGTAGATGAGAGTTCTTATGATGAAAAATACTTTAACCAAAAAGCATCATTTTTGGCACGTTTAGGATCAGGTTCCGCTTGCCGAAGTATTGAAGGCGATGTAATTGTTTGGGGAGAAACGAACGTCGTGGAAGGAAGTAGCAATTTATTTGGAACAAAATACCCGTATCCAGTTCACGATATATTTAAAGAGTATCAAGACACTATTTTACTCGTTGACAAAGGCGAAAAGCAGGTAAGTAGTACGGTTGGCCACAATTTAATGTATGATCATCCGTATGCGCAAAATCGCTTTCAGCAAGCACATGATAATCTAGAAAAAATGAAAATCATTTTGGAATCAGGCGATTTGGACGCATTCATTGGTTTGGTTGAGAGTGAGGCATTAACGCTTCATGCAATGATGATGACAAGTATGCCGTACTTTATTTTAATGAAGCCTAATACCTTAAAAGTAATAAATGCCATCTGGGATTTCCGTGAAAAAACGGGTTTACCAATTAGTTTTACATTAGATGCTGGAGCAAATGTACATGTGTTATACCCTAAACGCGATGCTGTTCCAATTCTAGAATTTATTAAGAACGAGCTTGTTACATATTGCCAAAACCAGCATTTTATTTCAGACCAAATTGGTTTTGGTGCTACTCAAATATAA
- a CDS encoding mevalonate kinase: MKGPLFYSKILLFGEYGIIKDSKGLSIPYNFYNGALKVAENPTESSIKSNLSLKRFADYLEQINPELVTFDIATLKADVEAGMYFDSSIPQGYGVGSSGALVAALYDQYAQNKITVLENLTREKLIQLKTIFSEMESFFHGKSSGLDPLNSYLSIPILINSKDNIEATGIPSQTADGKGAVFLLDSGVVGETAPMVRIFMENMKQEGFRNMLKNQFIKHTDACVDDFLKGDVKSLFKNTKQLSKVVLNHFKPMIPLQFHELWQKGIETNEYYLKLCGSGGGGYILGFTEDIDQAKKSLSDYKLEVVYNF, from the coding sequence ATGAAAGGACCCCTTTTTTACTCAAAAATATTGCTCTTCGGAGAGTATGGAATCATTAAAGATTCCAAAGGTTTATCTATACCATATAATTTTTATAATGGTGCTTTAAAGGTGGCCGAAAACCCCACAGAATCCTCTATTAAATCTAATTTAAGTTTAAAACGTTTTGCTGATTATTTAGAGCAAATTAATCCAGAATTAGTCACTTTTGATATAGCAACTTTAAAAGCAGATGTGGAAGCAGGCATGTATTTTGATTCGTCCATTCCGCAAGGGTACGGCGTTGGTAGCAGTGGTGCTTTAGTAGCTGCACTTTATGATCAGTATGCACAAAATAAAATCACGGTTTTAGAAAATTTAACACGTGAAAAACTCATTCAATTAAAAACTATTTTTTCTGAAATGGAATCGTTTTTCCATGGTAAGTCTTCGGGTCTCGATCCGTTAAATAGTTATTTAAGTATTCCAATCCTTATCAACTCTAAAGATAATATTGAAGCTACTGGAATTCCGTCGCAAACGGCTGATGGTAAAGGTGCCGTTTTTTTATTAGATAGTGGTGTGGTTGGCGAAACGGCTCCCATGGTACGTATTTTTATGGAGAATATGAAGCAGGAAGGTTTCCGTAATATGCTTAAAAATCAATTCATAAAACATACCGATGCTTGCGTAGACGATTTTTTGAAGGGAGATGTAAAATCACTTTTCAAAAACACCAAGCAATTATCAAAAGTTGTGTTGAATCATTTTAAACCAATGATTCCATTGCAATTTCATGAGCTGTGGCAAAAAGGCATTGAAACCAATGAGTATTACTTAAAACTTTGTGGCTCCGGTGGAGGCGGTTATATTTTAGGTTTTACTGAAGATATTGATCAAGCCAAAAAATCACTTTCGGATTATAAATTAGAAGTCGTTTACAACTTCTAA
- a CDS encoding pseudouridine synthase has product MSRQQGSSGKGKSAGRGQQDGKDKVSGRGSNNEKSKSFARGNAPIKPKATPNKKKDSGEIRLNKYIANSGICSRREADEHIAIGLVTVNGKPVIEMGYKVKLEDDVRYDGRRINPEKKAYVLLNKPKGFATTTSEGKGRTVMDLVANATDSRIKPIGRLGRNSTGLLLFTNDEEIVKKFTNSKHGVPRLFQVELDKNLKFEDLKSIQEGIKIDGKLTPVEEISYIEGQSKNLIGLKIKNTGNTIIRTIFEHLNYDIIKIDCVAIAHLTKKDIPRGHWKHLTIQEINTLRML; this is encoded by the coding sequence ATGAGCAGACAGCAAGGAAGTAGCGGAAAAGGAAAATCCGCAGGAAGAGGACAGCAAGACGGAAAAGATAAAGTTTCGGGACGTGGTTCTAACAACGAAAAAAGTAAAAGTTTTGCACGAGGAAACGCGCCAATAAAGCCAAAGGCAACACCTAACAAAAAGAAGGATTCAGGAGAAATCCGATTAAATAAATACATTGCTAATTCAGGAATTTGTTCCCGTCGTGAAGCCGATGAGCATATTGCTATTGGATTGGTAACCGTTAATGGAAAACCTGTTATTGAAATGGGTTATAAAGTGAAATTGGAAGATGATGTTCGTTATGATGGCAGACGTATAAATCCAGAAAAAAAAGCTTACGTTTTATTAAATAAGCCAAAAGGTTTTGCTACCACAACGAGTGAAGGTAAAGGGAGAACAGTTATGGATTTAGTGGCAAACGCTACGGATTCTCGTATAAAGCCTATTGGACGCTTAGGAAGAAATTCCACGGGTTTATTATTGTTTACCAATGATGAGGAGATTGTGAAAAAATTCACAAATTCTAAACATGGTGTACCGCGTTTATTCCAGGTGGAATTAGATAAGAATCTGAAATTCGAAGATTTAAAAAGTATTCAAGAAGGTATAAAAATTGATGGCAAGTTAACACCTGTAGAAGAGATTAGTTATATTGAAGGTCAGAGCAAGAATCTGATTGGTTTAAAAATTAAAAATACAGGAAACACAATTATCCGAACTATTTTTGAACACCTAAATTACGATATCATTAAGATTGATTGTGTGGCTATTGCGCATCTTACCAAGAAAGATATTCCAAGAGGTCATTGGAAACATCTTACAATTCAAGAAATCAACACGCTTAGGATGCTGTAA
- a CDS encoding metallophosphoesterase translates to MNTFYKIGFCCLFLLTLYGCATFKTQYREPYVPIAESENPIEHTFYLIGDAGNSPMGTKTVALKAFESALNKASANSSAFFLGDNIYPSGLPEKSADGYAFAKHQLDVQIDAVKNFKGKTVFLPGNHDWYSDGLKGLERQEDYIDDALGKNSFQPENGCPIENETITDNIELIYVDAKWYMANWDKHPTINDKCDIKTREAFLDEFESRIKKARGKTTIVAMHHPVFTNGPHGGQYSFMEHMKPFPILGTLKNILRKTTGVSPEDIQNKRYNEFRKRIITLAQENDHVIFVAGHDHNLQYLVQDNLTQIISGSGSKSTATRNVGSGLLSSSEPGYARLDVFKDGSSQVRFIEARTETVLFSKDVYPVQKQEPRNYAANIPQTIQASIYTDEETEKSNFYKFLWGERYSQDFSTAIQVKTVLLDTLYGGLKPVRKGGGTQSNSLRLADSTGREFVMRGLRKNALNYIQAFAFKDQYVEGQFDNTVAEELILHVFTGSHPYAPFVTATLSDAIGVMHTNPVLYYVPHQKAIEPYNDTFGDEIYMIEEHAGDDHGYQKSFAFSNELIGTDDMLAEIRSDEDIVIDEPAYVRARIFDMLIGDWDRHHDQWRWATTQKNGKTVYVPVPRDRDQAFSNMNDGFLLGIGSRIIPTARLLQGYEDNLRSPKWFNLEPYPLDVSLISQSDKSVWDEQVNIITSQLTDAVIEEAFTNIPQELQGETIEDIKSKLRARRVNLQEISDTYYAHVNKFAIIKGTDKDDYFDIERLPNGKTSVTAYRIKKGEKADIFHKRTYSKNETKEIWIYALDDDDVLHVHGEGNKLIKLRLVGGQNNDIYNIENGKKTHFYDYKSKENTFKTTKGKKHLTNNYDINTYNYLKLKYNANQVIPIIGYNPDDGVKLGVKDTYTVYGFNRNPFTSQHKLSAAYYFATNGFDLSYSGEFANIINDFNLGVDVIFTSPNYSVNFFGYGNETINPNADNDAIFNKDYNRVKLRTLRFAPSLIYKGYLDGVFKLGLAYETIEVEETKGRFINDYYLSSLIENSNSFIGAFTSYHFENRNNKAYPSIGFETNLKLGFRTNLDESTSMGYIIPDISFNYKLEPTGKLVLATKLKGHITLGDNYEFYQAASIGASDGLRGYRNQRFTGKNSYYQLTDLRYMFSKIKTGILPINLGVYSGVDYGRVWLKDDPSKKWHNSYGGGLLIMAAEVFTGNVSLFNSDDGLRFAFALGLNF, encoded by the coding sequence ATGAATACATTTTACAAAATAGGTTTTTGCTGTCTTTTTTTATTGACTTTGTACGGTTGTGCAACGTTTAAAACCCAATATCGGGAACCTTATGTTCCCATTGCGGAATCTGAAAACCCTATTGAACATACGTTTTATTTAATAGGTGATGCCGGAAATTCACCAATGGGTACCAAAACAGTAGCGTTAAAAGCCTTTGAGTCTGCATTGAACAAAGCAAGCGCCAATAGTTCTGCCTTTTTTTTAGGTGATAATATTTACCCAAGTGGTTTACCAGAAAAATCAGCTGATGGTTATGCATTTGCTAAACACCAATTGGATGTACAAATAGATGCCGTAAAAAACTTTAAAGGCAAAACGGTTTTTTTACCAGGAAATCACGATTGGTATTCAGATGGTTTAAAAGGTTTGGAACGTCAAGAGGATTATATTGATGATGCTTTAGGAAAAAACTCATTCCAACCTGAAAATGGTTGTCCCATTGAAAACGAAACAATAACCGATAATATTGAATTAATTTATGTGGATGCCAAATGGTATATGGCTAATTGGGATAAACATCCAACCATAAATGATAAATGCGATATAAAAACTCGTGAAGCTTTTTTAGATGAGTTTGAAAGCCGCATAAAAAAAGCGCGAGGTAAAACGACCATTGTTGCTATGCATCACCCTGTTTTTACAAATGGACCACATGGCGGACAATATAGTTTTATGGAACACATGAAGCCCTTTCCAATTTTAGGAACCCTAAAAAATATTTTGAGAAAAACTACAGGTGTAAGTCCTGAAGATATCCAGAATAAGCGTTATAACGAGTTTAGAAAGCGCATAATAACATTAGCACAGGAAAATGACCATGTTATTTTTGTGGCTGGTCATGATCATAATTTACAGTATTTAGTCCAGGATAATTTAACACAAATAATTAGTGGGTCCGGTTCTAAATCTACGGCTACCAGAAATGTTGGTAGCGGTTTGTTGTCGTCCAGCGAACCAGGATATGCCCGTTTGGATGTGTTTAAAGACGGCTCAAGTCAAGTTCGGTTTATAGAAGCTAGAACAGAAACCGTTTTGTTTTCTAAAGATGTGTATCCAGTTCAAAAACAAGAACCACGCAATTATGCAGCAAACATACCTCAAACCATTCAAGCATCTATTTACACGGATGAGGAAACAGAGAAAAGTAATTTTTATAAATTTCTTTGGGGAGAACGCTACTCGCAGGATTTTAGTACAGCTATTCAAGTAAAAACGGTCCTGTTAGATACCCTTTATGGTGGCTTAAAACCGGTTAGGAAAGGTGGTGGAACACAGTCAAATTCCTTGAGACTCGCAGATTCAACAGGACGCGAATTTGTGATGCGTGGTTTACGTAAAAACGCGTTAAATTATATACAAGCATTCGCATTTAAGGATCAATATGTTGAGGGGCAATTTGATAATACGGTAGCTGAAGAATTAATACTTCACGTTTTTACAGGATCTCATCCCTATGCCCCATTTGTAACCGCGACTTTGTCTGATGCTATTGGGGTTATGCATACTAATCCTGTTTTGTATTATGTGCCACATCAAAAAGCAATTGAGCCTTATAATGATACATTTGGTGATGAAATATATATGATTGAAGAACATGCAGGTGATGATCATGGCTATCAGAAAAGTTTTGCATTTTCTAATGAACTTATAGGTACGGATGATATGCTAGCAGAAATTCGTTCAGATGAAGATATTGTTATCGATGAACCTGCATACGTGCGTGCGCGTATTTTCGATATGCTCATTGGCGATTGGGATAGACATCATGATCAATGGCGTTGGGCAACAACCCAAAAGAATGGCAAAACAGTATATGTACCAGTGCCACGAGATCGCGATCAAGCTTTTTCCAATATGAATGATGGCTTTTTACTGGGCATTGGATCTAGAATTATTCCTACTGCAAGATTATTACAAGGTTATGAAGACAATTTACGCAGTCCAAAATGGTTTAATTTGGAACCATACCCATTGGATGTGTCATTAATCAGTCAATCCGATAAATCAGTTTGGGATGAGCAGGTAAATATAATAACATCCCAATTAACGGATGCCGTTATTGAAGAAGCTTTCACAAATATACCTCAAGAATTACAAGGGGAAACCATTGAGGATATTAAAAGCAAATTACGCGCTAGACGTGTTAATCTACAAGAAATTTCAGACACCTATTATGCACATGTCAATAAATTTGCAATTATAAAAGGTACCGATAAAGATGATTATTTTGATATTGAGCGTTTACCAAATGGCAAAACGTCTGTTACGGCATATCGTATAAAGAAAGGTGAAAAAGCTGATATATTCCATAAGCGTACTTATAGTAAGAACGAAACAAAAGAGATATGGATTTACGCATTAGATGATGACGACGTACTACACGTTCATGGCGAGGGAAATAAGCTTATTAAATTGCGATTAGTTGGTGGGCAAAACAATGATATTTATAATATTGAAAATGGCAAGAAAACGCATTTTTATGATTATAAGTCGAAAGAGAACACCTTCAAAACAACCAAAGGCAAGAAGCATTTGACCAATAACTATGATATCAACACCTATAACTATCTGAAATTAAAATATAACGCCAATCAGGTTATTCCAATTATTGGTTACAACCCAGATGATGGTGTTAAACTAGGCGTTAAAGACACCTATACAGTTTACGGCTTTAATCGAAATCCGTTTACCTCGCAACATAAATTATCAGCAGCTTATTATTTCGCAACTAATGGTTTTGATTTATCATATAGCGGTGAATTTGCAAACATAATTAATGATTTCAATTTAGGAGTTGATGTTATTTTTACAAGTCCAAATTACAGTGTTAATTTCTTTGGCTATGGTAATGAAACCATAAATCCAAATGCTGATAACGACGCTATTTTTAATAAAGATTATAATCGTGTAAAATTACGAACCTTGCGTTTTGCACCTTCCTTAATTTATAAAGGCTATTTGGATGGTGTTTTTAAATTAGGATTGGCCTATGAAACCATAGAAGTGGAGGAAACTAAGGGGAGATTCATTAACGATTATTATTTATCAAGTTTAATAGAAAACAGTAATTCCTTTATTGGTGCTTTTACGTCCTACCATTTCGAAAACAGGAATAATAAGGCGTATCCATCTATTGGTTTTGAAACGAATTTAAAATTGGGTTTTCGTACTAATTTGGATGAATCTACTAGCATGGGTTATATTATTCCAGACATTAGTTTTAATTATAAATTAGAACCAACAGGAAAGCTGGTTTTAGCAACTAAATTAAAAGGTCATATAACATTGGGAGATAATTATGAATTTTATCAAGCGGCTTCAATTGGTGCTAGTGATGGACTTCGTGGTTATAGAAATCAGCGGTTTACAGGAAAAAACTCTTACTACCAATTAACCGATTTGCGGTATATGTTTAGCAAAATAAAAACAGGAATTTTACCAATTAACCTAGGTGTTTATTCTGGTGTGGATTATGGTCGTGTTTGGCTTAAAGATGATCCTTCAAAAAAATGGCATAACTCCTATGGTGGTGGTTTATTAATAATGGCCGCTGAAGTATTTACAGGGAATGTGTCCTTGTTTAACAGTGATGATGGCTTACGGTTTGCTTTCGCATTGGGATTAAATTTTTAA
- a CDS encoding DUF1697 domain-containing protein: MTTFVLLLKGINVGGHKKIPMADLRDLLTKSGYKNVKTYIQSGNVILESAANDIAEIEPDITAAILKQFGFEVSVLVKTRHDLERIFNSSPFSEEKKKASYFIMLHKTPDADLVREASEKVYEGEEYEIINDCIYFFCEKGFGQAKFNVSFFEQKLNTFATARNYNTMLKLLSLSA; the protein is encoded by the coding sequence ATGACAACTTTTGTCTTGCTTTTAAAAGGGATTAACGTTGGTGGACATAAAAAAATCCCGATGGCTGATTTACGGGATTTATTAACTAAATCTGGGTATAAAAACGTTAAAACCTATATTCAAAGTGGGAATGTTATTTTAGAATCGGCAGCCAACGATATAGCAGAAATAGAACCGGATATTACTGCGGCTATTTTAAAACAATTTGGATTTGAGGTATCAGTTTTAGTGAAAACACGTCATGATTTAGAACGTATTTTTAATTCGAGTCCCTTTTCCGAAGAAAAAAAGAAAGCCAGTTATTTTATCATGCTTCATAAAACACCAGATGCTGATTTAGTACGTGAAGCTTCAGAAAAAGTCTATGAAGGTGAAGAATACGAAATTATAAACGACTGCATTTATTTTTTTTGCGAAAAAGGCTTTGGGCAGGCGAAATTCAATGTAAGTTTCTTCGAACAAAAATTAAATACATTTGCAACCGCTAGAAACTATAACACAATGCTAAAGTTATTATCTTTGTCAGCATAA
- a CDS encoding NAD(P)/FAD-dependent oxidoreductase: protein MKQQDVLIIGGGAAGFFAAINMAELNPELSITILEKAKEGLQKVKISGGGRCNVTHAEFIPAELTQNYPRGEKELLGPFHQFMTGDTIAWFEKRGVELKIEDDGRMFPVSNSSQTIIDCFLNEVQKLKINVQYSQNVTAIAVQNNSKGFIVSTKDETYQADKLLIATGSSVKFWKLVEGLGHTVVQPVPSLFTFDIQDERIRDIPGVVALDVGVSVVGTDLHSEGPLLITHVGMSAPAILKLSAFGALELAKRNYNFKIEINFIKQSFDDCLNHLKELKQQFAKKTVYKAAQLDLPKRLWRKLVLAAGISEADRWAELNKQQLEDLSNQLTSAIFQVTGKSTFKDEFVTAGGINLKEINFKTFESRLHKNLYFAGEVLNIDAVTGGFNFQNAWTGAFIVAKSI, encoded by the coding sequence ATGAAACAACAAGATGTACTTATTATTGGAGGTGGAGCTGCGGGGTTTTTTGCAGCCATTAATATGGCGGAATTGAACCCAGAACTATCTATCACCATTTTGGAGAAAGCTAAAGAAGGTTTACAAAAGGTGAAAATTTCTGGAGGAGGCCGTTGCAATGTTACCCATGCCGAATTTATTCCGGCAGAATTAACACAGAACTACCCACGAGGTGAAAAAGAATTATTAGGACCCTTCCACCAATTCATGACAGGTGATACGATTGCCTGGTTTGAGAAACGAGGCGTGGAATTGAAAATTGAAGACGATGGTCGCATGTTTCCCGTTTCAAACTCATCTCAAACTATTATTGATTGTTTCCTAAATGAAGTCCAGAAACTAAAAATTAACGTGCAGTATAGTCAGAATGTTACGGCAATTGCCGTTCAAAATAATTCTAAAGGTTTCATCGTTTCAACAAAAGATGAAACCTATCAAGCAGATAAACTACTTATAGCAACAGGTAGTTCTGTCAAGTTTTGGAAGTTAGTGGAAGGATTAGGACATACTGTTGTGCAGCCCGTTCCATCTTTATTTACCTTTGATATTCAAGATGAACGAATCCGGGATATTCCAGGCGTTGTAGCGCTAGACGTAGGTGTTTCTGTTGTTGGAACAGATTTACATTCCGAAGGGCCTTTGCTAATTACCCATGTTGGAATGAGTGCGCCAGCTATCTTAAAATTATCTGCTTTTGGTGCTTTGGAATTAGCGAAACGCAATTATAATTTTAAAATTGAGATTAATTTTATCAAGCAATCTTTTGATGATTGTTTGAATCATTTAAAAGAACTCAAACAACAGTTTGCTAAAAAAACCGTTTATAAAGCCGCACAATTGGATTTGCCAAAACGCTTATGGCGAAAACTGGTTTTGGCTGCAGGAATTTCGGAAGCTGATCGTTGGGCAGAATTAAACAAGCAACAATTGGAAGATTTGAGTAATCAATTGACCAGCGCTATTTTTCAGGTTACAGGAAAAAGTACGTTTAAAGATGAATTTGTAACAGCTGGAGGGATTAATTTAAAAGAAATTAACTTCAAAACTTTTGAAAGTCGCCTTCATAAAAACCTCTATTTTGCAGGGGAAGTTCTTAATATTGATGCGGTCACTGGTGGTTTTAATTTCCAGAATGCCTGGACTGGCGCTTTTATTGTAGCGAAATCTATATAG
- a CDS encoding acyl-CoA thioesterase II: protein MNSVDSLLEILELKHLEENQFEGVSESVGSPNVFGGQVLAQALNAAYRTIHNNRVLHSLHAYFLEAGHLDYPIHYDVSIMRDGGSFSVRRVTASQNNQTIFILSASFHKTEEGYSHQIEMKPDMKQPEELMSWTDILNEYGSMLPSKTKAFLEIPRPVEFKPTYLPNPLDRKDLPAFADVWFKLKGDVGDMELAIKQQILTYISDYNILSVALQPHASKAHWGNLLTASLDHSMWFFREFDLNDWLLFSLETPSTGNARGFAKGNIFTRDGVLVASVAQEGLMRPIKKS, encoded by the coding sequence ATGAATTCTGTAGATAGCTTATTAGAAATCCTTGAATTAAAACACCTTGAAGAAAATCAGTTTGAAGGCGTAAGCGAGTCCGTAGGAAGTCCCAATGTTTTTGGAGGCCAAGTTTTGGCTCAAGCACTGAATGCTGCTTATAGAACTATTCATAATAATCGTGTTTTACACTCTCTACATGCCTATTTTTTAGAAGCTGGCCATTTGGATTACCCTATTCATTATGATGTGAGTATTATGCGTGATGGAGGCAGTTTTTCAGTACGTCGTGTAACGGCTAGTCAGAATAATCAAACTATTTTTATTTTATCCGCTTCATTTCATAAAACAGAAGAAGGATATTCGCATCAAATAGAAATGAAACCGGATATGAAGCAACCGGAAGAACTGATGAGTTGGACCGATATTTTAAATGAATATGGGAGCATGTTGCCCTCTAAAACCAAAGCGTTTTTAGAAATCCCGCGTCCTGTTGAGTTCAAACCAACCTATCTCCCGAACCCTTTAGATAGAAAAGATTTGCCGGCATTTGCCGATGTATGGTTTAAGTTAAAAGGAGATGTAGGCGATATGGAATTAGCAATTAAGCAACAAATTCTGACGTATATTTCAGATTATAATATTTTGTCTGTGGCACTACAACCACATGCCAGTAAAGCGCATTGGGGAAACTTATTAACCGCCAGTTTAGATCATTCCATGTGGTTTTTCCGTGAATTTGATTTGAATGATTGGTTATTATTTTCGCTAGAAACACCAAGCACAGGAAACGCTAGAGGTTTTGCTAAAGGAAATATCTTTACGCGTGATGGCGTTTTAGTAGCCTCTGTTGCACAAGAAGGTTTAATGCGTCCAATTAAGAAATCTTAA
- a CDS encoding glycerophosphodiester phosphodiesterase family protein → MQNASTRVFGHRGAKGYLAENTIESIEKALGFNVDGIEIDVHLCASGELVVFHDFTLDRMTNGTGEVGKQTLEALKNLTVNGGFQVPTLEDVLNLIDKKCILNIELKGKNTAIKTCEMVDNYVRNYGWKYADFIVSSFQHAELEAVFQTNKNIPLAVLTKASVTEAIEFAETIKAKIIHPNYALLTKDNVKLAQNRGFEVNTWTVNDADTNLRMKDYGVNGIISDVPDKI, encoded by the coding sequence ATGCAGAATGCTTCAACCCGTGTTTTTGGTCATCGAGGCGCTAAAGGTTATCTAGCGGAAAACACTATAGAATCCATTGAAAAAGCACTGGGTTTTAATGTGGATGGCATTGAAATAGATGTGCATCTGTGCGCTTCTGGTGAATTAGTTGTTTTTCATGATTTCACATTAGATAGAATGACAAATGGAACTGGTGAAGTTGGCAAACAAACTCTAGAAGCCTTAAAAAACCTAACAGTCAACGGTGGATTTCAAGTTCCGACTTTAGAAGATGTATTAAATTTAATTGATAAAAAATGCATTTTAAATATTGAATTAAAAGGAAAAAACACAGCCATTAAAACCTGTGAAATGGTTGATAATTATGTTCGGAATTATGGTTGGAAATATGCTGATTTTATTGTGTCTAGTTTTCAGCATGCTGAATTAGAAGCCGTATTTCAAACCAATAAAAATATACCACTAGCCGTTTTAACAAAAGCCAGTGTTACCGAAGCAATAGAATTTGCTGAAACTATTAAGGCTAAAATTATTCATCCTAATTATGCTTTATTAACAAAAGATAATGTGAAGCTGGCTCAAAATAGAGGTTTTGAAGTTAACACCTGGACGGTAAATGATGCCGATACTAATCTACGTATGAAAGATTATGGTGTTAATGGTATTATTTCAGATGTGCCAGATAAAATATGA